Proteins encoded together in one Triticum dicoccoides isolate Atlit2015 ecotype Zavitan chromosome 7B, WEW_v2.0, whole genome shotgun sequence window:
- the LOC119340669 gene encoding uncharacterized protein LOC119340669 isoform X3 → MDMEMEQRMMGCQIPAFGVWNYCSDLPITQYFDLAMQARLLKRHRRCCDAGGGERRLVLFGASPSPRKPPQIKVIRREVGEKQSDGGELLRELDGGMGGRVASDSATKRVAAAGAVDEDLYKVPRPLVYQKPRKVVWSLWIGCLGLDCIA, encoded by the exons ATGGACATGGAGATGGAG CAGAGGATGATGGGGTGCCAGATCCCGGCGTTCGGGGTGTGGAACTACTGCAGCGACCTGCCCATCACGCAGTACTTCGACCTCGCCATGCAGGCCAGGCTGCTCAAGCGCCACCGCCGCTGCTGCGACGCCGGTGGCGGTGAACGCCGCCTCGTGCTCTTCGGCGCGTCGCCGTCTCCACGCAAGCCGCCCCAGATCAAG GTGATAAGGAGGGAAGTCGGGGAGAAGCAGAGCGACGGCGGCGAGCTGCTGCGGGAGCTGGACGGCGGCATGGGAGGGAGGGTGGCTTCTGACAGCGCGACCAAGCGCGTGGCTGCTGCCGGGGCCGTGGACGAGGACCTCTACAAGGTGCCACGGCCGCTCGTATACCAAAAACCTCGAAAG GTGGTCTGGAGTTTGTGGATTGGGTGCCTGGGGCTTGACTGCATCGCCTAA
- the LOC119335162 gene encoding nicotianamine aminotransferase 1-like encodes MEDGGRSTQWRFAAPNPTLSAAGERSIQKALLQVHACLDERGPRPVIPLSHGDPSSAPSFRTAPEAEEALVAAVRSGEYNGYPTPATGLPARRAVAEYLSRDLPYMISHDDIFLTCGGSQAIETVMSVFGQAGVNILLPMPGYPKHEAHAVFHRMEVRHYDLLPERGWEVDLEAVEALADGNTVAILITNPNNPCGSVYTYEHLAKIADIASKLGILVIADEVYGHLVYGTTPFVPMGVFGETVPVITLGAISKRWAVPGWRLGWIATCDPKGILRKTKVVDSLRSFISIISGPATFLQGAIPHIIKNTNDEFYNNIVKLLKETADICYDAINEIKCITCPHKPEGSFFMMVKLDVSQLSDIRDDVDFCSKLAKEESVILLPGKSLGMMNWLRITFASEPPTLKQGLERVKSFCRRHQSQAN; translated from the exons ATGGAAGACGGCGGGAGGAGCACGCAGTGGCGCTTCGCGGCCCCGAACCCGACCTTGTCGGCCGCCGGCGAGAGGAGCATCCAGAAGGCCCTCCTCCAGGTGCACGCCTGCCTGGACGAGCGCGGCCCGCGGCCCGTGATCCCGCTGAGCCACGGCGACCCCTCCTCCGCACCCTCCTTCCGCACCGCGCCCGAGGCGGAGGAGGCCCTCGTCGCGGCCGTGCGCTCCGGCGAGTACAATGGGTACCCCACCCCTGCCACCGGCCTCCCCGCTCGCAG GGCTGTTGCCGAGTATCTGTCACGTGATCTTCCTTACATGATTTCCCATGATGATATTTTCCTCACTTGTGGAGGTAGCCAAGCAATCGAGACTGTGATGTCTGTTTTTGGCCAAGCAGGCGTCAACATATTGCTGCCAATGCCTGGCTACCCAAAACACGAAGCACATGCTGTGTTTCATAGGATGGAAGTACGGCATTATGATCTTCTCCCGGAGAGAGGATGGGAGGTTGATTTGGAAGCTGTTGAAGCTCTCGCAGATGGGAATACTGTTGCAATTTTGATTACCAACCCCAACAACCCATGTGGTAGTGTGTATACCTACGAACATTTGGCCAAG ATTGCAGATATAGCAAGCAAGCTCGGTATTTTAGTCATTGCTGATGAAGTATATGGTCACCTTGTCTATGGTACCACACCTTTTGTGCCAATGGGTGTTTTTGGAGAGACTGTTCCGGTAATCACTTTGGGAGCTATATCAAAGAGATGGGCTGTACCTGGCTGGAGGCTTGGTTGGATAGCAACTTGTGACCCTAAAGGCATTCTGAGAAAAACTAAG GTTGTTGATTCACTCAGAAGCTTCATAAGTATAATATCAGGTCCTGCAACATTTCTTCAG GGAGCTAttcctcatattatcaagaacacaaATGATGAATTCTATAACAACATTGTCAAGCTGTTGAAGGAGACTGCAGATATATGCTATGATGCCATAAACGAAATCAAGTGTATTACCTGTCCCCACAAACCAGAGGGCTCATTTTTTATGATG GTAAAACTGGACGTGTCACAATTGTCAGACATTCGTGACGACGTAGACTTCTGCAGCAAATTGGCGAAGGAGGAATCAGTTATACTGTTGCCTG GGAAATCCTTGGGCATGATGAACTGGTTGCGCATCACCTTTGCTTCGGAGCCACCTACACTGAAGCAAGGGCTCGAAAGGGTGAAGTCTTTCTGCAGGAGGCATCAGTCACAGGCCAATTAG
- the LOC119340669 gene encoding uncharacterized protein LOC119340669 isoform X1 codes for MDMEMEQRMMGCQIPAFGVWNYCSDLPITQYFDLAMQARLLKRHRRCCDAGGGERRLVLFGASPSPRKPPQIKVIRREVGEKQSDGGELLRELDGGMGGRVASDSATKRVAAAGAVDEDLYKVPRPLVYQKPRKTRKVVWSLWIGCLGLDCIA; via the exons ATGGACATGGAGATGGAG CAGAGGATGATGGGGTGCCAGATCCCGGCGTTCGGGGTGTGGAACTACTGCAGCGACCTGCCCATCACGCAGTACTTCGACCTCGCCATGCAGGCCAGGCTGCTCAAGCGCCACCGCCGCTGCTGCGACGCCGGTGGCGGTGAACGCCGCCTCGTGCTCTTCGGCGCGTCGCCGTCTCCACGCAAGCCGCCCCAGATCAAG GTGATAAGGAGGGAAGTCGGGGAGAAGCAGAGCGACGGCGGCGAGCTGCTGCGGGAGCTGGACGGCGGCATGGGAGGGAGGGTGGCTTCTGACAGCGCGACCAAGCGCGTGGCTGCTGCCGGGGCCGTGGACGAGGACCTCTACAAGGTGCCACGGCCGCTCGTATACCAAAAACCTCGAAAG ACGAGGAAGGTGGTCTGGAGTTTGTGGATTGGGTGCCTGGGGCTTGACTGCATCGCCTAA
- the LOC119340669 gene encoding uncharacterized protein LOC119340669 isoform X2 gives MDMEMERMMGCQIPAFGVWNYCSDLPITQYFDLAMQARLLKRHRRCCDAGGGERRLVLFGASPSPRKPPQIKVIRREVGEKQSDGGELLRELDGGMGGRVASDSATKRVAAAGAVDEDLYKVPRPLVYQKPRKTRKVVWSLWIGCLGLDCIA, from the exons ATGGACATGGAGATGGAG AGGATGATGGGGTGCCAGATCCCGGCGTTCGGGGTGTGGAACTACTGCAGCGACCTGCCCATCACGCAGTACTTCGACCTCGCCATGCAGGCCAGGCTGCTCAAGCGCCACCGCCGCTGCTGCGACGCCGGTGGCGGTGAACGCCGCCTCGTGCTCTTCGGCGCGTCGCCGTCTCCACGCAAGCCGCCCCAGATCAAG GTGATAAGGAGGGAAGTCGGGGAGAAGCAGAGCGACGGCGGCGAGCTGCTGCGGGAGCTGGACGGCGGCATGGGAGGGAGGGTGGCTTCTGACAGCGCGACCAAGCGCGTGGCTGCTGCCGGGGCCGTGGACGAGGACCTCTACAAGGTGCCACGGCCGCTCGTATACCAAAAACCTCGAAAG ACGAGGAAGGTGGTCTGGAGTTTGTGGATTGGGTGCCTGGGGCTTGACTGCATCGCCTAA